From the Stieleria sp. JC731 genome, the window GGATACGCATGCGAGTGACTGACGCCGCACTTGCACGCTTTTGCAGCCGGGACGCATTTGCACTTATCCAGTCCCAATGTTTTCTCGATCCCGCCAGCAAACTTGTCCAGCGTCGCAAACAGTGGATTGTGAGGGCGACGTGGGCCGCACGAATCGCAGCCGGCATCGTCGCAACCAGCAGCTGTAAATAGCTCCGTATGGCCAAGCCCGCAGGAGCCACAATCGCAAAGGCCCGCACCGCAGGACGGTTCGTACGTATCGCATGGCGTATCGGCGTGTACCGTCGGCATGGCCAAACCGCCTAAGAATCCCGCGGTGAGTCCTAGGGTTTTGCACCACTGTCGGAAAGGAGTCGACTGCCGTGTGCCGCGATCGAATAGCTTGCTTTGCAATTCGCGTCGGCGAAGTAAAGGACGGGATGCTTGATACATTCGATAACCTCGAAATAGATGACGTTTCCGCGAAGGCTTATCGACGTCCGAGACTCAGGCTCAGCAAAAGAAACGGAACTTCCGGAATACAGTTTGCATCTTGCCCCGTTTAACAGGGGGGCGGCGTCGTGCACCGGCCGGTTTTCCGGTAAATCGTTCCGAAATGTCTGTGTCTGAGGCTGACTGCGAATCGAAACTGTTCATTCGCCCCCCCTTATTGGCCCGCTATTGGCCGTTGTCGGATCCTTGCAATCCAGATCGGTGCTGGGGGCGACTAATCTGTCCGGACGCGATAAACTGCTAACTTGCCGGGCCGGTTCGGTCCCGATCGAACTGCATTCACTAACCCGCCAGATTCATCCAGAGAGATAAACGCAGTGAGTTCTGACCCGTTTAACGTACGCGATCAATTTGAAACCGGTGAAGGTAAAGCAACGATCTATCGATTGAGTAAGTTGCAAGATGCGGGTTTAGGTCAAATCGATCGGATGCCATTTTCGATCCGAGTCCTGTTGGAGTCGGTGCTGCGGAATTGCGATGGATTTTCCGTTAGCGAGCAAGACGTCAAGAACATGGCGGCCTGGAACGCAGCCGACCCAGCAAAGCAAGAACTTCCTTTCAAGCCATACCGTGTTGTCCTTCAAGACTTCACCGGCGTCCCCGCGGTCGTCGACCTTGCAGCGATGCGTTCGGCGATGCAGCGTATCGGAGGTGATCCCAACAAAATCAACCCGCTGATTCCCGTTGACTTGGTCATCGACCACAGCGTTCAGGTTGATTATTTCGGCAGCGATAGCTCGCTGGCAAAGAACGTCGAAATCGAATTCGAGCGAAACCGCGAACGCTACGAATTCTTGAAATGGGGCCAACAAGCATTTGATAACTTCGGTGTTGTCCCACCTAACGTGGGAATCGTTCACCAAGTCAACTTGGAATACCTCGCTCGCGTTGTCGCGTTGGTCGACACCGCTGACGGACCTGTTGCGGTTCCCGATTCGTTGGTCGGTACCGACAGCCACACCACGATGATCAACGGCCTTGGCGTTTTGGGCTGGGGCGTCGGCGGTATTGAGGCCGAGGCAAACATGTTGGGCCAGCCGCTATACATGCTGATGCCCGAAGTGATCGGCTTCGAATTGACAGGGCAGCTGCCATCGGGTGCAACCGCCACTGACATGGTTCTGCGAGTCGTCGAAATCCTGCGTGCCGAAGGCGTTGTCGGCAAGTTTGTGGAGTTCTTCGGCGACGGCATGAACGCGATGAGTGTTGCTGACCGCGCAACGATCGCGAATATGGCTCCCGAATACGGTGCCACGATGGGCTTCTTCCCCGTGGACAACCTGACGCTTGAATACCTGCGTCAAACCGGACGAAGCAAATCTTCGATCGAACTGGTTGAACGATACTGTAAGGAACAAGGCCTGTTCCGCAACGATGGCGACTCGCCATTGAATTACACCAAGACACTGTCGCTGGACCTTTCGACGGTCGAACCAAGTTTGGCCGGGCCTAAGCGTCCGCAGGACCGTATCGCACTGGCCGGAATGAAAGAGGCCTTCAACGAATCTTTGACCGCTCCGGTAGGAAAGACCGGATTCGGATTGGAGCCTTCGGCACTCGATCGCAAAGGCACTGTCGAAAACAACGGTCAATCGACCGAAATCACTCACGGTGCTGTGGTCATCGCCGCAATTACATCGTGTACCAACACCAGCAACCCATCGGTGATGATTGGTGCCGGTCTGTTGGCCAAGAAAGCTGCCGAACGCGGTTTGAAGGTTGCTTCTCACGTGAAGACTAGCTTGGCACCGGGCTCGCGCGTTGTCACCGATTACTTGAACAAAGCCGGTTTGACGGAGGCTCTGGATCAACTCGGATTCAACACCGTCGGCTACGGTTGCACCACGTGCATTGGCAATAGCGGGCCGTTGCCTGAACCGGTTGCCAAGGCAATCAAACAGGGTGACTTGGTCGCGTCTGCCGTACTGAGCGGCAACCGTAACTTCGAAGGTCGCGTCAACCCGCTAACCAAAGCCAACTATTTGGCCAGTCCGCCACTTGTGGTCGCTTATGCTTTGGCCGGAACGACGGATATCGATCTCAATACCGAACCGCTCGGACAGGGTTCTGATGGCAGCGACGTATTCCTGAAAGATGTCTGGCCGACTGCCGAAGAGATTCGTGACACGATCAAGACTTCGATCGATCCAGAGATGTTCACCAAAGAATACGGTGCTGCCGTTGCTGGCAACGAGCTTTGGAACAAAATCGATGCCGCAGAGGGCGCGATTTACCCCTGGAGTGATGACAGTACCTACATCCATCATCCGCCATTCTTGGATCACGTTACCAAAGATGCCGATCCAAAAATCGCTCCGATCGAAGGTGCCCGCTGCCTGGTATTGCTGAATGATTCCGTAACGACCGACCACATTTCGCCAGCCGGTGCCATCGCCAGCGACGGACCTGCCGGAAGCTATCTGCAAGATTCAGGCGTCCCCGTTGTCGAATTCAATAGCTTTGGATCACGTCGCGGAAACGATCGCGTGATGGTTCGCGGAACCTTCGCAAATATTCGAATTCGCAACCAACTGGCCCAAGGCACCGAAGGCGGATACACACGGTATTTGCCAACCGACGAGGTCACCAGCATTTACGACGCATCGATGCGGTACCAATCCGAAGGCACACCACTTGTGGTGCTCGCTGGCACCGAATACGGAACCGGCAGTAGCCGCGACTGGGCCGCCAAAGGCACCATGCTTCTCGGCGTTAAAGCCGTGATCGCGGCCAGCTATGAACGTATTCACCGCAGCAATTTGGTCGGGATGGGCGTTCTGCCTCTGGAATTTGCTGAAGGACAAACTTGGCAAAAGCTGGGACTCAATGGCGAAGAAACCTTCGACATCCCAGACCTGTCTGAAGAACTTGAACCTCGTAGCACTATCTCTGTCACTGCAACGGCCGCGAACGGTGATGTGACGAAGTTCGACTGTATCGTCCGAATCGATACACCTGTCGAGTTGCAGTACTACCGAAACGGTGGCATTCTTCCGACTGTCCTCCGTAACCTCGCAGACATTTAATCGCCAAACGATCACGCAATCATGTGATCGACTGAAGCGATGCTAGTAGCTAATTCTGATTATCGGCCGGTAACTTGCCGGCCGATGTCGCATCAAACACAAGCGATGTCAACGTTCCCCGCGTTTGGCATCGGTCGTCGGTAGCCGACTTGGCCACCCTGACGTTTAGAACCAGAAAGTGAGATTTGGGAAATAAGTAATGAGTGATATTCACGCACGGTACAACGAAGTCGAAAAGTTCATTGACGACGAACAGTACGAAGAAGCGATCGAAGGATTGACTGAGATCGTTGGGATGGACGAAGACTTCGTGCTAGGCCATTTGGCGTTGTCTCGTGTCTATACCAAAACCGGTCAGCATGACCTTGCGATCCAGCACGGCGAAAAAGCATGTGAACTGGAGCCCAATGATCCCTTCAACTACACCGCAATGAGCGTGACTTATCAACGCGCATGGGCGGGAACCCAAGATCAGCAGTACATCGTCAAAGCCGAGGACGCGAAGGCGAAGGCATCGATGCTGCGTTCACAAGGCTAAAAACGGCCTTCAATCCGACGAGTCATACCAGAGACCAACGACCCTTTGGTATGACTCGGTCTCTGCAGAATTTTCTTCGAATCGCGCGAAGCGGTAACTTTATCAGTCGTCATTGTCGCGCGTTAGATGTCCGCTCTGTGCGATCGCGAGCATCAGCCACAGCATGACTGTGATACTGCCCATAACGCCGAGCAACCCAAACAGACTGATCGGTTCGAGTTGCACTAGCCAAAGGTTGAGCTGCAACATCGGCGGGACTCGTTGCGACAGCATCAACGATGATCCGACGAACACGCTGCTTGCCATCACGCCAAGCACCAGTCGGTTGACAGAGGGACTGAGCTTTTGATGCTCGAGGGTCAGTCTGGCTTCACCACGCCGAACCATTTGCATCATCGAGATCACTTCATCCGGTGCGGACTCGAGAAAGTTTTCGGCCTCAAGATAAATCCGCCGCGCTTGACGCAATCGTCGTTGTGGGCTCAAGCGACGCATCATGGTCTTTTGTGCAAGCGACTGCACAACTTTCATCGAATCGAACCGCACGCCGAGTTCGCTTAACGTGCCTTCGAGCGAGATCAGCATTTTAAGTAGCAACGCTGATTGGTTCGGCAGCTTGATCGAATGATGATGCAGGATGTCAGTCAACGCATTTAGTGCACCCGTCAAGTCGAACTGTTCGATCGACTGACTGCCATAGGTGCCGATAAAATCTGCAACATCGATCGCCAGTGCCGATTCGTCCAATGTTGGTGGTGTTTCACCGACGCGGCGGATTAAGCGAATCAACCGGTTTTGGTCTCCACCGGAGATCGCCAACAACATGTCTTCGATGTTTTCACGAAGGGAATCATCGAGTCTGCCAGTCATGCCAAAATCGAGAATCCCAAGCCGTCCGTCCTCTAGGCAGAATAGATTCCCTGTATGAGGATCGGCATGAAACAATCCCTCTTCGAAAATCATCGCGAGATAGACATCAGCGATCGTTTGTCCGAACTGTTCACATTTAGCGGCATCTAAACGCATCGGGTTTTCAGTTCCGTTGCGATTGATTGCGATGCCGTTCGGAGTTTCGTTCGCTCGAGCTTCCTTCTGTTCTTGCAGCATGTCCGCCAGCGACCGGCCAACAAGCTCATCCATCACCAAGACGCGTCGTGTGCATAGCTCTGGAACTGGCCTTGGAATGACGACTTTGGAATCGTGTCTTTGCGTCCATTCGCAGAAATGTTCCAGCGTCTGCCGTTCCCGACTAAAATCCAGCTCGCGGGAAATCATCGGAGCCAATTGGCGGACAACGTCTGAGGGACGCCAGGCGGCTAGTGTCTCAACGCGTTCGGCCAGGTCTGCTAAACCGCCTAGCAGTTCGATGTCCTGCTTGACGATTTTTTCAAGCCCAGCCCGTTGGACTTTGATGACGACGTACCGGCCGTCATTGAGGACCGCGCGGTGAACTTGCCCAATCGATGCGCAAGCGAGCGGCGTTGGCTCGATGCTCCGAAAGTGGACCTCGTAGTCGTCTCCCAGTTCAGCGGCCAGTGACTTTCGAACTGTTTCGATGCTGTCCGGTCGCACATCGACTCGCAACTTTTTCAGTTCTTCGCTAATCGAAAGGCCGACCAAATCGGGGCGTGCTGCCAGAATTTGCCCCAGCTTGATAAAAGACGGCCCCAGGTCCGTCAGTACCATTCGCACACGTTCTTCACGGCTGAATTGTGACAGCGGAGTCCCGCGATGATCCTTGTACCACTGGCTAAAGGGCAAACGTTGGTGTTGGCTTAACCAATCGGCCAACCCGTATCGCTGCAATACGGCCAGAATCTCACGCCAACGACGCAAGTTTCGGTACAGCTGTGGGATGGCGGTGATTTTCATACGTGGCGTCGATGGCGAACTGGCCTTCGACAAGGCGTTTGTGAATGTGGGCTTTAGCGTGCAACTTCGGTTCGCCGCACAACAAGACTGGACTGTTAGCCCGGCTGAAGAACACGCGAACTTCATTGCATTGTAAACGGGCCCGAATTTCTTTCGATCTGGGGGAAAGTTCGGTGGTTTTAAAGGCAAAAAATAGCTGCCAATCGATCGGTTAAACTAGATCGTCCG encodes:
- the acnA gene encoding aconitate hydratase AcnA, which produces MSSDPFNVRDQFETGEGKATIYRLSKLQDAGLGQIDRMPFSIRVLLESVLRNCDGFSVSEQDVKNMAAWNAADPAKQELPFKPYRVVLQDFTGVPAVVDLAAMRSAMQRIGGDPNKINPLIPVDLVIDHSVQVDYFGSDSSLAKNVEIEFERNRERYEFLKWGQQAFDNFGVVPPNVGIVHQVNLEYLARVVALVDTADGPVAVPDSLVGTDSHTTMINGLGVLGWGVGGIEAEANMLGQPLYMLMPEVIGFELTGQLPSGATATDMVLRVVEILRAEGVVGKFVEFFGDGMNAMSVADRATIANMAPEYGATMGFFPVDNLTLEYLRQTGRSKSSIELVERYCKEQGLFRNDGDSPLNYTKTLSLDLSTVEPSLAGPKRPQDRIALAGMKEAFNESLTAPVGKTGFGLEPSALDRKGTVENNGQSTEITHGAVVIAAITSCTNTSNPSVMIGAGLLAKKAAERGLKVASHVKTSLAPGSRVVTDYLNKAGLTEALDQLGFNTVGYGCTTCIGNSGPLPEPVAKAIKQGDLVASAVLSGNRNFEGRVNPLTKANYLASPPLVVAYALAGTTDIDLNTEPLGQGSDGSDVFLKDVWPTAEEIRDTIKTSIDPEMFTKEYGAAVAGNELWNKIDAAEGAIYPWSDDSTYIHHPPFLDHVTKDADPKIAPIEGARCLVLLNDSVTTDHISPAGAIASDGPAGSYLQDSGVPVVEFNSFGSRRGNDRVMVRGTFANIRIRNQLAQGTEGGYTRYLPTDEVTSIYDASMRYQSEGTPLVVLAGTEYGTGSSRDWAAKGTMLLGVKAVIAASYERIHRSNLVGMGVLPLEFAEGQTWQKLGLNGEETFDIPDLSEELEPRSTISVTATAANGDVTKFDCIVRIDTPVELQYYRNGGILPTVLRNLADI
- a CDS encoding scaffolding protein, yielding MSDIHARYNEVEKFIDDEQYEEAIEGLTEIVGMDEDFVLGHLALSRVYTKTGQHDLAIQHGEKACELEPNDPFNYTAMSVTYQRAWAGTQDQQYIVKAEDAKAKASMLRSQG
- a CDS encoding ABC1 kinase family protein, yielding MKITAIPQLYRNLRRWREILAVLQRYGLADWLSQHQRLPFSQWYKDHRGTPLSQFSREERVRMVLTDLGPSFIKLGQILAARPDLVGLSISEELKKLRVDVRPDSIETVRKSLAAELGDDYEVHFRSIEPTPLACASIGQVHRAVLNDGRYVVIKVQRAGLEKIVKQDIELLGGLADLAERVETLAAWRPSDVVRQLAPMISRELDFSRERQTLEHFCEWTQRHDSKVVIPRPVPELCTRRVLVMDELVGRSLADMLQEQKEARANETPNGIAINRNGTENPMRLDAAKCEQFGQTIADVYLAMIFEEGLFHADPHTGNLFCLEDGRLGILDFGMTGRLDDSLRENIEDMLLAISGGDQNRLIRLIRRVGETPPTLDESALAIDVADFIGTYGSQSIEQFDLTGALNALTDILHHHSIKLPNQSALLLKMLISLEGTLSELGVRFDSMKVVQSLAQKTMMRRLSPQRRLRQARRIYLEAENFLESAPDEVISMMQMVRRGEARLTLEHQKLSPSVNRLVLGVMASSVFVGSSLMLSQRVPPMLQLNLWLVQLEPISLFGLLGVMGSITVMLWLMLAIAQSGHLTRDNDD